The genomic stretch TGAGGTAAAATTGGACGTAAATCATCGTAAGAAATAAGTCCATAGTTAAGAATAGTTGGTAGAGGTAAATGACAATCTATAAGTGTCGTTCTTATACCATATTTAGATTTGCCACCATCAATGATTAAAGATACTTCATCCCCAAAAAAATCTTTTGCCGTGTCGGCATTATTTGCTCTTAATTCACCTCCTAAACTAGCAGTACCTGCCACAATGGGAAAAAATGATTGTGTCACTAAATTATAAATAAAATCATCAGGACAAGAAACAAAAATCGTCTTATGTCCTGCGGTGACAACGTCAGGAAGATTTTGACGATGAGGAATAATTATACTAATGGGATAAGGGAATTTATTCACTAAAATTTTTGCATCTTGATTTAAAACTGCATATTCAGAAATTTTGTGTTGATTAGAAAGTAATGTTAATGGTTTAGGAGGATTCCATCCTTTTAATTCATGAATTTTATTAGCTGAAGAAGGAATTAAAGCGTTTGCTAAAAGGAGATAAACTATATCGGTATGCAAGACAATGATTTCTCCCCGAGCTAAGTAATCAATAATTCGGGGAATTATCTTGATGGATTTTAGACAAGTTTCAGTCATGATTCTTTTTTGTAAATAATGTATCTAATTTTACATTATGCAATTATGGGATTATGTAATTTTTAGATTGAAAATATTTATTTAATACATAACTAGAAAAGTTCTAAAAAACAGAAAACCTACTTTCATTAGTGAATTTTATTGAACCAGCAAATTAAAGTGATAAAAGTTTCATCTTTTTG from Geminocystis sp. NIES-3709 encodes the following:
- a CDS encoding L-threonylcarbamoyladenylate synthase — translated: MTETCLKSIKIIPRIIDYLARGEIIVLHTDIVYLLLANALIPSSANKIHELKGWNPPKPLTLLSNQHKISEYAVLNQDAKILVNKFPYPISIIIPHRQNLPDVVTAGHKTIFVSCPDDFIYNLVTQSFFPIVAGTASLGGELRANNADTAKDFFGDEVSLIIDGGKSKYGIRTTLIDCHLPLPTILNYGLISYDDLRPILPHIELPSHLRK